In Zingiber officinale cultivar Zhangliang chromosome 11B, Zo_v1.1, whole genome shotgun sequence, a single window of DNA contains:
- the LOC122034945 gene encoding cytochrome P450 90B2-like isoform X1, with the protein MSMLKFSVEFLLILLTVALFLSVKLVKWKRKQLKLPPGRQGWPFVGETFGYLKPHPATSVGHFMEQHVSRYGKIYRSNLFGEPTIVSADAGLNRFILQNEGKLFECSYPSSIGGILGKWSMLVLVGDMHREMRIISLNFMSSVRLRSHLLPEVERHSLLVLRSWIHGSPFSALEEAKRFTFNLMVKNIMSMEPYEAKTEKLRLEYITFMKGVISAPLNFPGTPYWKALKSRSNILNVIEQKMQERMEEMREQERDEEVDDLLSWVLKHSKLSKEQILDLLLSLLFASHETSSVALALAIFFLESCPKAVQRLQEEHKEIQRKKLQRAESSLNWEDYKEMEFTQCVINETLRLGNVVRFVHRKVLQDVEYKGYKIPCGWKILPVFATVHLDPSLYDDPHQFNPWRWQKSGVTSATTNNFMPYGGGPRLCAGSELAKLELAVFLHHLLLSYRWELAEPDQPLAFPFIEFPRGLPIKVYPI; encoded by the exons ATGTCCATGCTCAAATTCTCAGTAGAATTCCTACTCATCCTCCTGACTGTGGCCCTCTTTCTCTCTGTTAAACTCGTCAAATGGAAGAGAAAGCAGCTAAAGCTCCCACCTGGTCGACAAGGATGGCCTTTCGTCGGCGAAACCTTCGGATATCTCAAGCCTCATCCGGCTACTTCTGTCGGCCACTTCATGGAGCAACATGTGTCGAG GTACGGGAAGATCTACCGGTCGAATCTCTTCGGCGAGCCGACGATCGTGTCGGCGGACGCAGGGCTGAACAGGTTCATACTGCAGAACGAGGGGAAGCTGTTCGAGTGCAGCTACCCTAGCAGCATCGGCGGCATCCTGGGAAAGTGGTCCATGCTGGTTCTAGTCGGCGACATGCATCGCGAAATGCGAATTATCTCCCTCAACTTCATGAGCAGCGTCAGGCTTCGATCGCACCTCTTGCCGGAGGTCGAGCGCCACTCCCTTCTCGTGCTTCGCTCTTGGATTCACGGCTCCCCTTTTTCAGCACTAGAAGAGGCTAAAAGG TTCACCTTCAATTTGATGGTCAAAAATATTATGAGCATGGAGCCATACGAAGCAAAGACAGAGAAGCTGAGATTGGAGTACATAACCTTCATGAAAGGAGTCATTTCGGCACCTCTGAATTTCCCGGGGACTCCATACTGGAAGGCCTTGAAG TCGCGATCAAACATCCTCAATGTGATTGAACAAAAAATGCAAGAAAGGATGGAAGAGATGAGAGAGCAAGAGAGGGATGAGGAAGTGGATGATCTCCTTAGTTGGGTTCTAAAGCACTCAAAGTTGTCAAAAGAGCAGATCCTCGACCTTTTGCTCAGCCTACTCTTTGCAAGCCATGAAACCTCATCAGTCGCCTTGGCTTTAGCCATATTCTTCTTGGAGAGTTGTCCCAAAGCTGTTCAAAGACTCCAG GAGGAGCACAAAGAAATACAACGCAAGAAGCTACAGAGAGCAGAATCGAGTTTAAATTGGGAAGACTACAAAGAGATGGAATTCACTCAATGC GTGATAAATGAGACCCTACGACTGGGCAATGTTGTAAGGTTCGTGCATAGAAAAGTTCTTCAAGATGTAGAATATAAAG GGTACAAGATTCCATGTGGATGGAAAATTCTACCTGTTTTCGCTACGGTTCATTTGGATCCTTCTCTGTATGATGATCCTCACCAATTCAACCCATGGAGGTGGCAA AAGAGCGGCGTGACTTCGGCGACGACGAACAACTTCATGCCTTACGGCGGCGGCCCCCGTCTATGCGCGGGCTCGGAGCTGGCGAAGCTGGAGCTGGCGGTCTTCTTGCACCACCTCCTGTTGAGCTACAGGTGGGAATTGGCCGAGCCGGATCAGCCGCTTGCATTCCCCTTCATCGAATTCCCGAGAGGACTCCCTATAAAAGTCTACCCCATCTGA
- the LOC122034945 gene encoding cytochrome P450 90B2-like isoform X2: protein MSMLKFSVEFLLILLTVALFLSVKLVKWKRKQLKLPPGRQGWPFVGETFGYLKPHPATSVGHFMEQHVSRYGKIYRSNLFGEPTIVSADAGLNRFILQNEGKLFECSYPSSIGGILGKWSMLVLVGDMHREMRIISLNFMSSVRLRSHLLPEVERHSLLVLRSWIHGSPFSALEEAKRFTFNLMVKNIMSMEPYEAKTEKLRLEYITFMKGVISAPLNFPGTPYWKALKSRSNILNVIEQKMQERMEEMREQERDEEVDDLLSWVLKHSKLSKEQILDLLLSLLFASHETSSVALALAIFFLESCPKAVQRLQEEHKEIQRKKLQRAESSLNWEDYKEMEFTQCVINETLRLGNVVRFVHRKVLQDVEYKGYKIPCGWKILPVFATVHLDPSLYDDPHQFNPWRWQSGVTSATTNNFMPYGGGPRLCAGSELAKLELAVFLHHLLLSYRWELAEPDQPLAFPFIEFPRGLPIKVYPI from the exons ATGTCCATGCTCAAATTCTCAGTAGAATTCCTACTCATCCTCCTGACTGTGGCCCTCTTTCTCTCTGTTAAACTCGTCAAATGGAAGAGAAAGCAGCTAAAGCTCCCACCTGGTCGACAAGGATGGCCTTTCGTCGGCGAAACCTTCGGATATCTCAAGCCTCATCCGGCTACTTCTGTCGGCCACTTCATGGAGCAACATGTGTCGAG GTACGGGAAGATCTACCGGTCGAATCTCTTCGGCGAGCCGACGATCGTGTCGGCGGACGCAGGGCTGAACAGGTTCATACTGCAGAACGAGGGGAAGCTGTTCGAGTGCAGCTACCCTAGCAGCATCGGCGGCATCCTGGGAAAGTGGTCCATGCTGGTTCTAGTCGGCGACATGCATCGCGAAATGCGAATTATCTCCCTCAACTTCATGAGCAGCGTCAGGCTTCGATCGCACCTCTTGCCGGAGGTCGAGCGCCACTCCCTTCTCGTGCTTCGCTCTTGGATTCACGGCTCCCCTTTTTCAGCACTAGAAGAGGCTAAAAGG TTCACCTTCAATTTGATGGTCAAAAATATTATGAGCATGGAGCCATACGAAGCAAAGACAGAGAAGCTGAGATTGGAGTACATAACCTTCATGAAAGGAGTCATTTCGGCACCTCTGAATTTCCCGGGGACTCCATACTGGAAGGCCTTGAAG TCGCGATCAAACATCCTCAATGTGATTGAACAAAAAATGCAAGAAAGGATGGAAGAGATGAGAGAGCAAGAGAGGGATGAGGAAGTGGATGATCTCCTTAGTTGGGTTCTAAAGCACTCAAAGTTGTCAAAAGAGCAGATCCTCGACCTTTTGCTCAGCCTACTCTTTGCAAGCCATGAAACCTCATCAGTCGCCTTGGCTTTAGCCATATTCTTCTTGGAGAGTTGTCCCAAAGCTGTTCAAAGACTCCAG GAGGAGCACAAAGAAATACAACGCAAGAAGCTACAGAGAGCAGAATCGAGTTTAAATTGGGAAGACTACAAAGAGATGGAATTCACTCAATGC GTGATAAATGAGACCCTACGACTGGGCAATGTTGTAAGGTTCGTGCATAGAAAAGTTCTTCAAGATGTAGAATATAAAG GGTACAAGATTCCATGTGGATGGAAAATTCTACCTGTTTTCGCTACGGTTCATTTGGATCCTTCTCTGTATGATGATCCTCACCAATTCAACCCATGGAGGTGGCAA AGCGGCGTGACTTCGGCGACGACGAACAACTTCATGCCTTACGGCGGCGGCCCCCGTCTATGCGCGGGCTCGGAGCTGGCGAAGCTGGAGCTGGCGGTCTTCTTGCACCACCTCCTGTTGAGCTACAGGTGGGAATTGGCCGAGCCGGATCAGCCGCTTGCATTCCCCTTCATCGAATTCCCGAGAGGACTCCCTATAAAAGTCTACCCCATCTGA